The genomic interval CGACTCTTTCGACGGGAATGCTGGCAAAGCTTATTTCGTACAGTCCTTTTCATTTTGATCGTATCTTTCGCTCCACCACAGGCATTCCGCCTCGGCTGTATTTATCTGCTCTTCGCTTTCAATGGAGTAAAAAGCTGCTATTGAAATCTACTTTATCAGCTACAGAAGTAGGTCAAACGGTGGGATACAGCAGTTTTAGCACCTTTTCTTCCAAATTCTCAAGTTTTATCGGGCTTTCGCCGCAGCAGTTTAGACATTTTATAGAGAGCAGGTCGCTTGGGCTCAATGAACTTCGATCCATTCGTTTGCCAGAGGGCATTAAGGCGCTTTCATCCATAGAGGGGCATGTTAAGGCGTCAGAATCGCTTCATGGCGTGATTTGTATTGGCTTGTTTCCTAGGCCAATTCCTATGGGCAAGCCTGTGGGATGCACAATAGTTTTTGAGTCAGGAGCATACGTGATACCGGATGTTCCCGATGGAACGTACTATATCATGTCAATCGCATTTTCATGGGATGCTTCTCTCGATGAGTACCTGCATCCGCAGCATTCTTGGCGTGGCAAGGCGAGTGGGAAAATCACTGTAACAGATGGCGTAGCTAAAGGCGAATCCAATGTTATCCTTCGACCTCCAAAGTTTTATGATCCGCCTATATTGATTTCCTTTCCCGTTCTCGTTCAAGCTTATCTTAATAGGCTGGAGGGATAAAAGAGAGCAAACTAGAAGAAGCAAAATTCACGGTTGATAGCTATTCTTTTTGTAGAGTCTTATCAGACTACTGCAAAAAGAGGAGTGAACGTTATGTCACGTGTTATTCATTTTGAAATAGAGACTAGAAATCCAGAGAAAAAAATGTCATTTTACGAAGAGGTTTTTGGTTGGAAGTTCCAAGAGATGATGGAGGGGTACTGGATAATCATTACGGGCGAAGATGGTGAGGAAGGAATTGACGGTGGACTAATGCGCAGCTCTACAGAAGAGGCACTGCGAACCGTTAATTCAATTACCGTGGCGGATCTGGATGAATATTTGGGCAAGGTCGAGCGGGCAGGCGGAAAAGTTACCTCCGCCAAGATGGAAATTCCCGAGATTGGCGATTTTGCTTATTGTGAGGACTCTGAAGGTCTTGCTTTTGGCGTGATTCAGTTTTTCAAAAAAGAATGAATTAGACAGTACATTGGGGGAAATCGTTATGAGCAATGTGAAAACGCAAAGCTATGAGAACCATGGGCAATATGCACCTTTGTATCATTTTATACTGGCGCCCATTGCGCTTATCCTATTTATTGCGTCGATTGTTCATATATTTAAAGAGCAATTCAGCTTCTCTTCGCTATTAATTTTTGGTCTTTCTGTATGTGTAGTTCTATTGGGTGCGGTTGTCCGTCAGTTCGCAACGAGGCTGCAGGATCGCAGCATTGTTCACGAGGAGAACTTTCGGCATTTCAGGCTTACAGGCAAACCATTGGATACAAGACTTAGCGTGCAGCAAATCATTGCTCTGCGTTTTGCGGAGGATGATGCTTTTCCTGCATTATGCGTGAAGGCTGTTGAAGCGGGAATGAATTCCGGGACGATCAAGAAATCGATTACGAATTGGAGAGCGGATCATAACCGCGTTTAAAAGCAGAACGATAACAAGGAAAGAGCAAGGATGGGCTCTAGCCGTCCTTGCTCATTTTCTGTTTATATCTTTGGATATATACCGTTCTCATGCGTCGTGCCAATACGCTTTTTTCTACTCATTAGCATTTCAATAAACAGTAGATTTGGTACCCAGCAAATCCAAGCAATAACGAAAAACGATTCATTCGTATCGGTTATTTTCCAAATGCCAGCTGCGAGTGTAGTATACAAGCGGAGTGTAATTGCAGCGCAGGTAAGAGCATAGTTTCTCGCCATCCAGCGTCCATGCTCAGCCTTATTCCGGTGGACGATGATGCTTTTTAACGCGCGATAAAGGGAATACAGCCATAAAATAGATAAAGTGCCGAAGCCAACTTTTGCAATCAGCCCGCCGTTCGCGTAAAAAGCGAGATAGAGGCCAGTGATGCCGCCAATTCCAACCATTGCAGCATAAATATAGCCGATCGTGCGGTGTGCTTTTGGCGAGCGATGCCGAAACCGCTTGATGAATTGAAACCAGCCGATTGCAATCGCTATTCCAGCAGAAACGGCATGGCCCCATAGAACGCTGTACCATAAGTCTGGCATGCTTCCTTTTTCTGTGACAAAGCCCTGCTCCTTAATGCCGTCAGGTGATCCGTACAAAAGCAAGGCGTATGCCCCAACTGCTAACGCCAAGAAAGCCAATATTCCAAGTGACCACGAACGACCGGCACTTCCTCGTACACGCATCAGTTTACCTCCGAATTTCATCGTTATTTACTGTTAATGAAAATGTATCATTTAAGCTTATTCCGCCTCAAGCGGCTGGCGACGGAGCTGCGACTACGTCTTAAGTCTAATAGTTCGATCCGCAGATAAAGACCAAATTGCCTCAATTCCGACGGAGATCATGTTAACTTATAAATAGAATTTTAGATTTTTATCTTAAATTTTAATTTGGCGGTATTTGAGTTATTATAGTGTTTGTCAGATTTTATGAAGTTAAAGTATATTAAGATTCTTCATCAATAAAAGTTGTGTGTTGCGTGTGGTGGTTATGTACCTATCAGGGTGAATTACACAAGAGGAGGGATATAGCAATGACTATCTTAAATTTAACGGACAACACTTACGATAAGTTGGTTTCTGAACAGGATGCCGTCTTGGTGGAATTTTGGGCGGAATGGTGTACGCTATGTAAACAAATGAAGCCGATTCTAGAGGAAATCGACTTAGCTTATGCAGGAAAAGTAACGGTGGTCATGGTGGATGTAGCGACGGAAACGAAAGTGACAGAACAAATGGGAGTCATGAGTTTACCAGCTTTGTTTATTTACAAAAAGGGTGAGCTAGTCGGGAAAGTGACAGGTTTTGTACCGAAAGAAACGTTAACGGGCGCCATCAATCAACTCATCCCATAGCGGGTTTAAATCAAATCAAGTTACTGCTGATCTAAAGTCAGCAGTTTTTTTATGGAAAATGTTGTTGACAATATAGGATAGGGGGGTATACTATACGAATGTAAATCAAATCGAGGAGGAATACGAAATGTCAGGAAATTCAAATGCTATGACTAATGTGAATCCGCTAAGATGGAAAGCATTGTTCTTGCTATGCTTGGCTCAGTTCATCGTTATCATGGATACATCCATCATCGGGGTTGCTCTTCCAGCTGTTAAAGAAGCACTTGGTTACTCGCAAAACAACCTGCAATGGGTATTTAATGCGTATGTCATTTTCTTCGGGGGATTATTGCTGCTAGGAGGCCGACTTTCCGATCTATTCGGTCAACGCAGGATGTTTATGCTCGGGTTTATAATCTTGTCACTTGCTTCGCTGTTAGCCGGATTAGCTTGGTCCCAGGAGTCGATGAATATCGGCCGCGCCATTCAAGGATTTGGATCTGCGCTAATCGCTCCAGCTGCATTGACCATCATCATGCAACTTTTTGTCGCTAATCCTAAGGAGTTAAACAAAGCTTTCGGCTTCTGGGGAGCATCCGCAGCAGCAGGCGGAACCGCCGGGGTTTTCCTTGGAGGAGTCATCACGGAATGGCTCAGTTGGAATTGGACATTCCTGATCAACATTCCCGTTGGCTTGTTCGCTATTCTGTACAGTCTGTATGTCCTTCCAAAAGGAACAAAAAGCAAGGGCAGCATCGATCTCTTAGGATCACTGACGGTCACAGCTGCGTTGGTGCTGGCGGTATATGCAATCGTCACTTCGGAGCATAACGGATGGGGAGCGCAAACATTTGGTCTATTGGCCATTGCTGCTGTACTGTTCATTCTGTTTCTGATCGTGCAAGCGAAGAAAAAAGACCCGCTCGTACCTCTACGAATATTTAGAGCTCCAAATCTACTTGCGAGCAATATCATTTTGGCAACTCTTTCAGGTGCTTGGATTCCGCTTTGGTTTTTCTTAAATCTGTATCTTCAACAGGTTTTGAACTATTCGGCATTCATGGGCGGGGTTGCTCTGGTGCCGATGACGATCCTCATCATGATCTTGATGGTCGCAATCATGGGAAGGCTTGTCGGCAAGTTCGGCATCAAAGGAAATCTCGTCATTGGTATGCTTATATTAGCGGGATCATTGTTGCTGTTCGCGGGGAATACGCCAGAAGATGGCAACTTCGTTACCAACGTTCTATGGGCTTCTCTACTCGGGGCACTTGGCATGTCAATGGCTTATATCCCGGCAACGATTTCCTCCTTGTCGGGGGCAAGACCGGAAGAATCCGGTTTGGCGTCGGGCTTATCCAATATGAGCTATCAGATTGGTTCAGCCATTGGATTAGCTGTCATGGTTGCCGTATCTTCTTCCTGGACCAAAGGGGAGCTGGATAAAGGGATCGATCAAATCGCAGCATTAAATACGGGTTTTCACTCCGCATTCGTTGGAGCAGCTATCATCGCTATCGTGGGTGCACTTATTGCGTTGATTTTTATCCGTAAAGGGAAAACGTCAGAGAATTGAAAATGAGATAGCATAATAATCAGTCGTGTTATTCACGGCTGATTTGCTGCTTTATTAGAGCTTTGCATCGGATAGGGTTAGGGGGTATAATAGGGCATAAGGGGAGGGGATAAGCCATGGAAAATGAATTAACGGTTGCATCCGCTGGACATGAAAATCATCACCACCATCAACATAGCCATCACTCCGAGAAGACCAAGATAAACCTGACCAGTCGCCTGAACCGAATTGAAGGGCAAATTCGAGGGATCAAAGGGTTAATCGAAAAAGATACGTACTGCGATGACGTGCTCAATCAGATCGCGTCGGTTCAATCGGCTCTAAACGGCGTCGGAAAATTACTTCTCGAGAACCATATGAAAAGCTGTGTCGTTGAAAAAATTCAATCGGGTGAACATGGAGTCATTGATGAGTTGCTGACGACAATAAATAAACTAATGAAATGAAAATCGGAGCAAATGTGCTTGTGTACATTTGCTTTTAAATTTTATTCATCAACTACGCTTGACAAATATAGGGTACGGGGGTATTCTATAATTATTGTTACCATTAATTACAAAGGTTGTGTTGGAGCTTGACTCTTCGTAAATTAGCCTTAGCAACCCCACTCTCATAAAGGTGCGGAAGAAGTGGGCATGCCATTCGTTCATTGGCTGGATGAAGCGTTCACCGGCTTGGAAGTGTCGATTCTAATAAAATCGGATATGCAGGCTGCACCCTTGGAGCAAGTGAACCGTTTGCGAAAGGGAAGTGTGACTAAGCTTGTCGGTTGAATCAACTTCAAGGAAGTTATCAATAAATTATTTATTATTTTGCCGTTAATATACTATAGGGTAGTATAGTATGCTAACGAAACAAATGAGACGGAGGAATTAAAAATGAAAAACGTAATGTTAAATGTAGAAGGAATGACTTGTGGCAGTTGTGTTCGTAGGATTGAA from Paenibacillus sp. FSL K6-3182 carries:
- a CDS encoding MFS transporter is translated as MSGNSNAMTNVNPLRWKALFLLCLAQFIVIMDTSIIGVALPAVKEALGYSQNNLQWVFNAYVIFFGGLLLLGGRLSDLFGQRRMFMLGFIILSLASLLAGLAWSQESMNIGRAIQGFGSALIAPAALTIIMQLFVANPKELNKAFGFWGASAAAGGTAGVFLGGVITEWLSWNWTFLINIPVGLFAILYSLYVLPKGTKSKGSIDLLGSLTVTAALVLAVYAIVTSEHNGWGAQTFGLLAIAAVLFILFLIVQAKKKDPLVPLRIFRAPNLLASNIILATLSGAWIPLWFFLNLYLQQVLNYSAFMGGVALVPMTILIMILMVAIMGRLVGKFGIKGNLVIGMLILAGSLLLFAGNTPEDGNFVTNVLWASLLGALGMSMAYIPATISSLSGARPEESGLASGLSNMSYQIGSAIGLAVMVAVSSSWTKGELDKGIDQIAALNTGFHSAFVGAAIIAIVGALIALIFIRKGKTSEN
- a CDS encoding DUF2306 domain-containing protein, producing MKFGGKLMRVRGSAGRSWSLGILAFLALAVGAYALLLYGSPDGIKEQGFVTEKGSMPDLWYSVLWGHAVSAGIAIAIGWFQFIKRFRHRSPKAHRTIGYIYAAMVGIGGITGLYLAFYANGGLIAKVGFGTLSILWLYSLYRALKSIIVHRNKAEHGRWMARNYALTCAAITLRLYTTLAAGIWKITDTNESFFVIAWICWVPNLLFIEMLMSRKKRIGTTHENGIYPKI
- a CDS encoding VOC family protein; amino-acid sequence: MSRVIHFEIETRNPEKKMSFYEEVFGWKFQEMMEGYWIIITGEDGEEGIDGGLMRSSTEEALRTVNSITVADLDEYLGKVERAGGKVTSAKMEIPEIGDFAYCEDSEGLAFGVIQFFKKE
- a CDS encoding DUF6526 family protein → MSNVKTQSYENHGQYAPLYHFILAPIALILFIASIVHIFKEQFSFSSLLIFGLSVCVVLLGAVVRQFATRLQDRSIVHEENFRHFRLTGKPLDTRLSVQQIIALRFAEDDAFPALCVKAVEAGMNSGTIKKSITNWRADHNRV
- a CDS encoding thioredoxin domain-containing protein, which produces MTILNLTDNTYDKLVSEQDAVLVEFWAEWCTLCKQMKPILEEIDLAYAGKVTVVMVDVATETKVTEQMGVMSLPALFIYKKGELVGKVTGFVPKETLTGAINQLIP
- a CDS encoding AraC family transcriptional regulator — translated: MSHSVQEVYEKKTAGLKQTTESDHEVAVKAAIVQMVERMEDSTLSTGMLAKLISYSPFHFDRIFRSTTGIPPRLYLSALRFQWSKKLLLKSTLSATEVGQTVGYSSFSTFSSKFSSFIGLSPQQFRHFIESRSLGLNELRSIRLPEGIKALSSIEGHVKASESLHGVICIGLFPRPIPMGKPVGCTIVFESGAYVIPDVPDGTYYIMSIAFSWDASLDEYLHPQHSWRGKASGKITVTDGVAKGESNVILRPPKFYDPPILISFPVLVQAYLNRLEG
- a CDS encoding metal-sensitive transcriptional regulator, producing MENELTVASAGHENHHHHQHSHHSEKTKINLTSRLNRIEGQIRGIKGLIEKDTYCDDVLNQIASVQSALNGVGKLLLENHMKSCVVEKIQSGEHGVIDELLTTINKLMK